A single window of Bombyx mori chromosome 17, ASM3026992v2 DNA harbors:
- the LOC101745209 gene encoding uncharacterized protein LOC101745209, translating to MAQNTATGTFSNIITQIQNLPTMDLGRRFRTPCKTGNKCGKVIKRLMVPKLAQLENTIMGIMKELTKMPPGSRLPDKFTKTEPIKLLLDQNYKEDVCMDKLESCLKEDKRRKRILKKLFFKKYNSLRQDLIGYGGRRLWGGEGNLFY from the exons atgg cTCAGAATACAGCAACTGGTACATTTTCGAACATAATCACACAAATTCAGAATTTGCCTACCATGGATCTAGGCAGGAGATTTCGAACCCCGTGCAAAACTGGAAACAAATGTGGAAAG GTTATCAAAAGGCTGATGGTACCTAAATTGGCCCAATTAGAAAATACTATAATGGGTATCATGAAGGAATTAACTAAAATGCCCCCAGGGTCTCGGCTTCCTGATAAGTTTACTAAAACTGAACCaattaagttgttactggatcAAAATTACAA AGAAGACGTGTGTATGGACAAGCTGGAGTCCTGCTTGAAAGAAGATAAACGTCGTAAGCGCATTCTGAAGAAGTTGTTCTTTAAGAAGTACAACTCTTTGAGGCAGGATCTGATCGGATATGGTGGCAGAAGACTGTGGGGTGGCGAAGGAAACTTGTTCTACTAA